CTACGAGGGATTAATTGTGATCGTCATTTGCGTTGTGCCGGAGCTGGTCGTGTCGGTTGAGGTGCCGCAGAGGTCATCATAGGGGTATCCGTATGCGGCTCCTTGGTTAACACCGGTTGAATACCCGTAGTTAAATGCTACAGCGTGTAGGGCAGCAGCGAACTGATTCTCATATGGGGCAACCGTTGGGCCGGGGAAGCGGCCGGTACAGACCGGCTGAACGGTGAGCGGCGCGCCAGGGCTCGGCGCCGAGGCCGGTTGCATCACGCCGCTATTGAGCGCGCCGCTCAACCGGTTGCCAACCGCTGGCCCAAGGGCTGGATATTGCGTGGACGGCGTGGTGAAGTCACCGAACACGCCGTCCTGCGCGAACATCTGCTCGGTTACCGTTGTTGACGGGTTACTCGCGGCGTACGTCGCGGGGCTCTTAATCGTCCCCACAAGCGTGCTCGACGTATTCTGCAAGCTGTAAAAGTCGAAGTTCCCGAGTGTATCGACGGTTCCGTACAGCGGGGCGTTGTATCCCGCGGCCGACAAACTAGCAGCGGTTATCTCCATCCAGGTGCCGCCCTTGTACGCATTCCATGCCGTCATGATGGCGGAATCGAGAAAGGATGGCGGTGTTAGCGGTGTTAAATGCTGCGGATTCAGGATATGATACGGCATTTCGCCGGTAAGTGGGCTCCACGACGCGCCTAGCCCGTCGACCGACGATTGGAGCGCCGAAATGGCACCACTCTTTAAGCCGATGGTTTGTGTGCCGCCCGAGCCGGTCGCGCTCACCTCAAGCGCTAAGCCAATGGCATCCACCTGGCTTAGGTCGAAGTTTATAAGCCCCGGAGCCGCTGATGCATACTCGATGTCGTCGAAGTACACGCCTTGC
This is a stretch of genomic DNA from Candidatus Dormiibacterota bacterium. It encodes these proteins:
- a CDS encoding beta-1,3-glucanase family protein; translation: MPGTIAATIVNNNPAVTSSSIRVYIYGQQNGSGNTPYEGVKADGSIYPLTGGSSVIPIAWSGGTGNSETVFLPQLKGARIYVASGTALNSIFTVPAGSSAGPSAPAPWNNDGSQGVYFDDIEYASAAPGLINFDLSQVDAIGLALEVSATGSGGTQTIGLKSGAISALQSSVDGLGASWSPLTGEMPYHILNPQHLTPLTPPSFLDSAIMTAWNAYKGGTWMEITAASLSAAGYNAPLYGTVDTLGNFDFYSLQNTSSTLVGTIKSPATYAASNPSTTVTEQMFAQDGVFGDFTTPSTQYPALGPAVGNRLSGALNSGVMQPASAPSPGAPLTVQPVCTGRFPGPTVAPYENQFAAALHAVAFNYGYSTGVNQGAAYGYPYDDLCGTSTDTTSSGTTQMTITINPS